The genomic segment TAAATGTAAGTAATCTACCTAATCATTAAAGGCCATGCAATGTAACACCCATAGAGGTGCCCATATTATAATAAAGCTGCCTGTGCTGAGTGGGTGCAAACTTGTATCAGTGTCAGGAATGTGAAGTTGGCTCGTccaggagcttacactctaacccTATACATAatacactggggcttatttatatatatttatatattatcaactctgggcaaattttacctatagcaaccaatcagtgattagctttttaaaggcagctgcaggtagaacaatgaatgcagcaatctgattggttgccatgggttacaaaTCATTGGGGGGTTCCTCTTACAATAAGACCTCCATGTCTGTGGCTCATCATTGGTTCTTATTGGCACAAGTTGTTTATTCCAATGAGAGAGAAATCCCCATCAGTCACTTACTGATTTGGGTCAAACACAAGAAATCAGAGATTATCTGCCGTCATGTGACCCACATTCCTCCCCCCCCGCCCACGTAACCCCCGGCAGGTAGATGAAAGGACAAGTAAGGACGTGACACACAGGgaatgtagattataatgtaGTTTAATTCTGCCCAAACAAATGAAAGGTGAATGAGACAGAGAGGAGAGAGGAATCAGATTAGAGAGTCGGAGCCAGTATTGAGACACCCACGGGATACAGAGACCTGTCTCACCCTCCACCCTTAAATCTCCAGGAATCTTCATACCACTTTTATACAAAGGGTTAATGGCAGGGTGAGTGGGGGCAACTGGTGGGGTAATTAGAGAGggtttgttattggtactttacTTGctatagagacagagagagagacactgaCTGACATAGAGAcagttagagagagagatataatagTTAGAGCTATAATGGCTGgtatagagacagagagagagaaataatggCCTGTATAGAGacaattagagagagagagattagagGCATAGTGACTGCCATGGAATTCTCTCTCTTGCCTGGATGGGTCTCAGTGCAACTCTAGGTCTCGTCCTCTTGTTGGAGGGTCGGGGGCTGGAGGGGTAAATCCCAGGGGTAGAAATATTCTCTGTGGTGCCAAAGAGCAGGAACAACTCAAGTTTCCTGGGGGGGGCAGAGAATTTGGAATATTATAAGGAAGTTGAAGAAGATAATTGAATATTCTCAGTAATTGAGTTATCTGGGAGCAGATTCCCTAGAATGTGACTGATACCTTGtgtgcgctctctctctctctccctgtctcgctctctctccatctctctctctttccctgtctctctctctttctttctctccaagtctctctctctctctctctctgtctctctctctctctctccctgtctctctcgcTGATACACAACTTTTAGGGATGTGTAATATTTCCCTTTAGTTTCCTCTCTTCGTTGGTCCCTTTATAGACACTGTTGGAGCATGGGACTCCCTTTATCAAGGATTTTGTTGCTGTGACCTGCAAGATGGGATCCCCGGAGGAAAGGGAGGTCTCATCTCATCAATGATCAGTCTCATTACATAGTTCAACACTCTCATGAGGAGGAGACAGTGAGAGGGGCAGGAGGGGGTTCTGGTAGCACATGTGTGTCTGGTACATTGGAACTTGTATTGGTATTATTAAACCAAGAAGGGGTTAATGGCTTCATTTGAGGATCACACGAAGATTCAGATTTCCATTCCCAGCACCTTTGGGATCAAATGTCTCGATACAGAAGGGCTGAGATCTGGGCTTGCTCTGTACATGGCCCATAACTTGCAGAACTGTTTGAGATACTCAAGATGCTCCTCAGGCTTTGGGACAGACACCACCCAATGGCTTATATGTGACTTTGGCAAATGCTTGTTGAGACCAGTAGCCATTTAGATCCTTGTTTTCACTTTTCTAACTGCTCTAATCCATTCCAAGCTAACTGTAACTCCTGAGTGAACCTCCATATACAGGTGAACAGCCAACCCCAGCTTTCTGACCCTTCTGAACCCCCAAACACAGGAAGAAAAATGCCAAGACCCGACATGTAAttagaaaaacatgtttatttattgaTGAACAATGAAAAATGAAGAGGGAGGAGGTGCAATGGCTGCTGGGAATCCAAGGCCCCAAGATGACGAATGAAAAATCAGAGATGATAGATGACTGGTTTATTATTTGGGGAGGGGCATCAGCGTGACATCATCCGGACAAACTCTGCAATAAACGGtgacagacaagtttattattcGGTTTCACCACAGCTGCTGGAATTCGGCTCAATCAGGAAAATGACTTTATAAGGGAAAATAGGGACTTAGGCACATGGAACAGGGGCACCTGCCTTCAAAATCCACCGTTCCATCTCCATTCAGGTCTGCCTCTCTCACCACATCAGCGATCTCATTACTGGTTAGATTTTCTCCCAGAAGCCTTTGCATGGCGTGTTGTAATTCATCCAATGTGATCTCTCCATCCCCGTTAGCATCAAACTGTAGGGAAGCGAAATCATGAGCCAGTCAGGTCCCACCATGTGCCAATTCTATGTTTCTCCATGACTTCTCTAAAGTCTTTGTATGTCCATCAAGACCAAGatcaacacacacacagatggaATTTTGTAGATACTCTGTATATCTGCCATTCATGTGACCTCCTGGCCTTCACACATACAGTACTTAGATATTCAACAGCTACACATGCTCAGTTTATTTGGATTGCCCCAGCTTTGTCTAATTAAGAGATGAACACAACTCTTCACAAGTTTCCAAACTTTATATGTACCATGACACCATGATCAAATTTAACCTAAACATGAAACTTTATGTAGAAGTTTCAAGGAGAAGAACCTGAAGCCGTTGGCTCATCTGTGCTTATAATCAGACAAAGATCTCACCTCTTTGAAGGCATCTCTCATTTCTTTCATTCCAATCATCCCAGCTGTCTCTTCTaggagcttaggggtcatcaggTCTACAAAGTCTTGAAAATCTACCCGACCTCCAACTGGAGAAGAAAACAGTTCATGAAAAATTGGGAAAACAATTTTGGAGAACATTGGGAAAGTGCTAACATGTCCACAAAAGGAAAGAAGAGGAGTAATACAAGATTCTGGATAAAGAGAAGACAGGTTTAGGATCAAGTAGAGCAGATAAATAAGTTAACTAACTGAAAAAAAGAGGCATCGAGTGTTAAGATGTTTGGAGAATAGTTCTAACATGGACACAAAAGGGAAGATTAGAAATGATAAAGCACTTTGTTTAAAGAGAAGCTTACAAGTCTGGGATCAAGGATAAGAGACAAATAAGAAGAAAGTGCCCAACCCCCAACTGGAGAAGAAGAGAGGTCTTAAGACATTGGAGAAAAATAACTTTGAAGAACATTAGGAAAGTTCTAACATGAACACAAGAGAAAACATTACATAGGACTTGGGCTAAGGAGAAGATTCCAAGTTTGTGGTCAAGGTGAGCAGATACAGGTAAAGAAAGTGCACAACCTTAAACTGGAGAAGAAAAGAGCCCACAAGATATTTCGTGAACATTTGGAGATTTCCAACAAGGACAAAAAGGAGAAACTGAGAAATAATCAAGGCCTTGGGTTAAGGAGAAGATCTCAGGTTAGGATCATGAGAGCAGATGAACAATATGAAAGTGGAGGTCAATGTTCCAGGGTAAATCTGTGGACCAGGAAAATCTTATTTCGAGGCTTTCACACTCACGGTTCATGTTGATTTGTTGGGAGAGTTCAATGAGCTCCATCTCAGTAGGCATGTACCCCATGATCCGCATCAGGTTCCCCAGGTCCTTGCAGGTAATAAATCCATCCTTGTCCTTATCAAACTCCACAAAGGCATCTCGGAGCTCTGCAGGACCCGAGAGAAGAAATAAGACACAGCTTAATTCCACTCGTGTGTTGTGAAGGAATGTCCAACAATGTGATAATAGAGGTTTGTCTGGAGACTTCTTGCTTTTAGTCTCTAAAAAGCTGTAGGTTTTGGCTCATCAACCCTAAGCTAAAgactaaattaaataatttagaaaacagATACATTGTATGTATGTTCTATGGTATAGAGAAGCCTGTCATCACATTGAGGAGTGTTCAACCTACTTGTATAAAATGACTACTTTACAGAAGACCCCAGAGATGCGGCTTTTCATCTTTGTGAGCCATAATCATCACagtgatacttcccctttaaagaccaaTGGAAAGTGATATGCTCACATTTCTACTGCTCATACCTGGACTGTCTCCTACTCACAGGATTTGTATTGGAGGAGATTTACAGAAATGTTGTCGTCTGGGTGGCAGTTTTATGATTACTATATTTTATTGCTAATGATAAGGATTatggctcttaaaggggaagtgaaccTAATGATTAACTTAAATAACATTCAACTATCATGAATCAACTGCCTttcaatttaatttctttttttgtaagggggaaagagaaacattttcAGGCTTTTCAATTATCCAACTTTTATATCGTGTGGATTTTGTGTGTCGttgcagctgttatctggttactaggcacagtgtccccagcaaCAAGGCATTTGTTTTAGGAATATAcgttaaatataaagatatttaaaaaatcattacccGATGGGCTGTTTGTGGGGTGGAGTGGGGCCTTGTAGGTAAGTGTGTAGGAAGTTATGGACTGTTAGCAACATTTTCtaaaggttaacttcccctttaacatgaaaTTTATAATGTGGGAGCATTTTCGCATGGAGGGTGCAGGGAAGGAGTGTTTATGGGTGCTTGGCTATGGACATGGGAACGTTACCTTCAATCTCGTCGGCGCCCAATTCCCGAtactggggggaaaggaaggaCATTTGTTAGAGAACGAGAGTCACCCCCAAACTCTTCACCTGCTCCAGGGGCAACTAGCAGAGCACATGACCAGACCCCTGACTTCTGTTGGGAAatgactaaatgaccaatcaatGGCTCCAGATCTCAGCCTGGGACTCGCAGCAGGAGTGAGTGATTTGCAGCAGAGACAGAAAGAGTGAGGCTGAGGGAAATGTATTAGTGTAACAGTGAGGGCAGGTCCATGGTTTTGTCCAATATACACCTGACTCCTCTACCTTATATTGATTAGCAGCAGGGGGACTACACTGTTACCCCgtgcactaacacacacacacactatggggcactaacacacacacacactatggggcaaatgcactaacacacactatggggcactaACACACACATTCAGCTCTGCCCCAGTGATGTTGGGACCCCCAGTCTGTCACTCACCCCCTGTTTTTCAGCAATGCCCTTTCGCAGGAAGATACAGGCCGGGCCCAATCCTTGCATTGCGGGTCCAAGAGTCAGAACGGGCAACGACAAATCAGTATCCGACACCACCAGCTTCTGGCGGAACCGCGACACCGCTCCCACCGCCTGTAAAACAAAAGGTCAGACGGGTCAGTGACCTCCTGAGAAAACACCAGGGTCACCGGGTCAGTTTCGAGGTCTCTGTCGACCCCTCTGTTTGTTCAGATAATGACAGTTTGGCTTCTTATTGATCCACAGCCTCAACTCTctcctctctgcccctaattggGGTAATGGGACCTTTCCAGTCTCCAAAAAAGCagtcagaccagtccctggatcagcttgtgATTTATCCCCATAATCTAAGGGACTCTGATCCTTCCTTCCGCCTGTCTAATGTAACTGTCTAATGTAACTGTCTAATGTAACTGTCTAATGTAACTGTCTAATGTAACTGTCTAATGTAACTGTCTAAGGTAACTGTCTAATGTAACTGTCTAATGTAACTGTCTAATGTAACTGTCTAATGTAACTGTCTAATATGGCACCTTTATGGGATGCACTTCTGCCCTATAAACGTATCTACtagtgaatatatatttatatatatagtgatccccttatatatttatatatagtgatcacatcccccttatatatttatatatagtgatcatatctcccttatatatttatagatagtgatcatatccccttatatatttatatagtgatcatatccccttatatatttatatatagtgatcatatccccttatatatttatatatagtgatcatatcccccttatatatttatatatagtgatcatatcccccttatatatttatatatagtgatcatatccctcttatatatttatatatagtgatcatatcccccttatatatttatatatagtgatcatatcctccttatatatttatatatagtgatcatatcccccttatatatttatatatagtgatcatatccccttatatatttatatatatagtgatcatatccccttatatatttatatatagtcatcatatccccttatatatttatatatagacatcatatccccttatatatttatatatagtcatcatatccccttatatatttatatatagtcatcatatccccttatatatttatataatgatcatatccccttatatatttatatatagtgatcatatccctcttatatatttatatatagtgatcatatcccccttatatatttatatatagtgatcatatcccccttatatatttatatatagtcatcatatccccttatatatttatatatagtcatcatatccccttatacagtatatttatatatagtgatcatatcccccttatatatttatatatagtgatcatatcccccttaacagtctcttctccagtgtaaccaatcccaactttccccataactgatcccttccattccctttatcagcttagtcgctctccTCTGTACTTTCATTCATTCATACTCTGTTTCAGAACTGGAGCCCGAGGCTGCATTATATAATCTGGGTGGGTCCCAGGTAAAGAGACAATATGTTGGTAGGTCCTTCTCCAATGTCAGGAGCACTTACCTTTCTGTAGAAGCGGGACACCTCTTCTCTATAGAGAGCACCAAGTAGAGAGGGTTTAGCAGAGAGAAGAGATAAAGGAGCAGTGGGGGGAAGATGAAGAAGAAGCAGCAGTGAGTGAGGATTTTGGGGAGAAGGAGACTTTAGAGGTGCAGGAGTGAGGCTGGGGGAATAAAGGTGCCAATATGAATAAAAGGAGAGAAGGGCTGAGACTGacaagagacaggagagagaggctGGAGCAGAGGAACTGATGGAGGAGACTGAGTGTATTGGAATCAGAGATCATAAGACGGGGGGATAATACAGATTATATCACATGTCACTCCAGGCATCTGTCGAATTAACAGCCCCCCCTCCAAACTGACATCTGTCTATTTAACCAGATATTGAAAGTAGAACGGGATGAATTCCTGCAATCAGGCGCAATCTCTCCTTCTGACCTTTACTGCTCCCCCCCAACTCCCAGCCACCCGCTGGCTCCCggctatataatatatgtaagtGATGTATTTAGTGAGAACTCTAGATGCAATGCTCTACACTGAAGGACAAGTGAAGGAAATCTGTTAATCAATGATaatcaatgcccccccccccctgagaTGGTGATCCTCTTGCTGAAATATGCACCATCCCCAGCACATGGGAAAGTATAATAGAACATTAGTGAGGACAGTATATTTGATACAGTTCCATCAAGAGACAAAAAAGGAAGGTGAtccctgccccacagagcttacaatctaaatgggtgGATAACCTACAGGCCTAAACAGGATTGGAAAAACAATTGACAGTGGGTGTAGTAATGGGGTTTACAGAGCAGGGCAATGTGGCTCCCAAACACCAGGTGGTGGCACAGAGGAGTCAGCAAGAAACATACAGAGACACGAGAGAAGGAGTGAGGTGGAGAGCAATGAAGGGACCTCAAAGAGAAATATTTTGTAAGGTTTAAGCAATGACAAGGAGTTCAGCAGCAGAGGAGCCTGGATATTCTCCCTTACATGAGAGGAGGACAATTCTTGAAGCAAAGGCAAACTACAGTGGGGAATGGTAGGATTTCAGGAGGACAGTTAGTAGTACGTAGTAGAACATCTGCTTGGCTTTCTCAAAGAATGGTGTATTTAATAAGAACAGCTTTTCATAGAATGATGAGAAGTTGAGACAGAGAAAAGTCTTGATGCTAGAAGAGATGTTAAAGAGGGAAAGCTTTGGAGATGGGAGCATATTAGCTGTGGAGACTTGGAAATGGAGAAGATGTTGGACATGAAAGAGGGGATACCTTGGAGATGGAGTAGATGTTGGATGTTGAGACTTGGAGGTGTAGGAGATGCTAGTCTAGACAGTGCCATTGGTGGAGGTGACAAGGAACTGACATCACTGTATTTATACACTTACTGTTGGTAACACATTAGAATCTCATGATAAAGGACTTTGCTTTGAATCATCTCAGTTTTCTCACTTGCCACGTGTTGTTTAGCccgttttttaacattttgcccaTTGGGTGGGGAGCACTTTAACATATGCAATATTCTATTTGGCTGTTTATGCAGCAAATACTCTTATGAGACACTTGGCTTAaagtttattataattatatgctTGGGCTCTTTTAGTGCGGGGAGTGTAGATGTTGGATGTGTAGTCATGGATGTGGAGCAGATGCTGGACAGTAAAGGACTTGGAGGTGGGAGTGTATATGAAAAGCCTTGGATGTGGGGAAATGTAAGGAAGTGAAATACTTGGAGATGGAGTAGTTGTTGGACGTGTAGTCATGTAGGTAGAGGAGATGCTACATAGTAAAAGATTTGGAGGCTGTGACATATTAGACAGGGAAAGCTGTGGTTGTTAAATGGAAGAAATGGAAGACAATGGAATAGATGTTGGATGTGTAGTGATGGAGGTGAAGGGAATACTAGATAGTGAAAGACTTTGAGGTTCTAACATATTAGACAGGGGAAGCCTTGGAGGTTGGgaaatggaagaaaatggaagacaATGGAGTAGATGTTGGATTGGTAGTGATGAAGGTGAAGGAGATGCTAGATAGGGAAAAAATGAGGTTGTACCATATTAGAGAGGGAAGCCTTGGAGGTTGGGAAATGGATGAAAATGGAAGACAATGGAGTAGATGTTGGACACATAGTCATGGAGGTGGAGGTAAACAGTGATGGACTATGAAGACTTTGAAGCAAATTTGGGATGTGGAAGCCTTGGAGGCACTAACCTGTGGCCTGCACTCCATTGTATTGTAAGGGCTGTGGATCCTGATATTATTTCCCATCATGCTCTTCACACTCTTCATCCCAGCATAGAACAGAATATGTCAAAGCATAATGAGCGTGTCCATACCCCCAGTTTGTGCTGTATATAAGGGGCACCTGCTGTCTGTATGTCTCTAATCCCTTGTCTGGGAGACACCTACCTGGGGCATGAGAGTGACCTGTGTGTTGAAAGAGCTCTGAGTGAGTGTCTCCCTGGTGAGACCGTGCCAGACAGAAGGTGTGACAGTGATAACTGTGCCAGGGGGAGGGAGGGTGACAGATGGAGACACGGTGGGGTCAAGTGGAGACTGTAATACTGAACTTCACACATGGCACAGATTGGACTCGTGATTAGAGAATGGACTTGTTCCTGGTAACCTTGATCTTATCAATCTGCTGGGGATGTGGGAGGCTCTAAGCCCTGAGTTATTAAGGTCTCACACCCTGTATAAGAGCGCTGGCACAAATAAGACTCTTCTACACAATATCCCATGTTTGTGTTGTACACAGAGAAGAATTCCAGGGCAAGTCGTGTCCATTATAAATAAGGGGGGTGAATGTCACGATGGGCTCTTTTGTTCTCCTGGGCCCCCACCTACAGTTAACGCGTGTTTATTGGCGAGGGAAAACCGTATAACAGTAAAATTCTGCTCTGGGACAATAATGTGCAGTTTTATCACAAGCGAGTCTTCTTCCTCAATGCAGGAGGCAGGGACCCGGAGTCAGACAAAAGCCTGAAGGTGGGCAGGCCGGGCAAACACAACAGAACTAATACTAATGTAACTGATACATGTTCTGTCTTTAAATCAAATCAGTACAGCAGAGaatgttgggaaatgtagttcagaaACAGCTGGAAGTGTTGTTCTTAGGGTTAATCTGGAGGCACAGCAGTGGGTGATTTGGGAGAGAGCTGCTTTCTCTTGCTTTGTTACTGCGGCCTCTAGTGGTTGGAAGGTGCATTACACGGAATCACAGTCCCACGCACTGAGAATTAAAGGGCATTTCTATAACATGTATTTTGTCTTGGGGTGAAGTAAAGGGTTGGGATTTAAAACGGGGCCCAAGTCACACAGTATTTTACGGAGTCTAATTCAGGCAGAGGAGACCTCATTCCCCAGTCTCTGCTCTCTGGCAGGAATCATATCCATTCTTGTGCCCTTTGGGGCATCTGTATATGGGGGTCTGTGCCCTGTGCCAGGAGGAGAGGGTCTCACAAATCCCCCTTCTTTATCAAGAGAAGCTCAAGCACATTAGTAGtccatcatttttattaaattacatcaAAGTAAAACCTTCATATTCTAGATCCACAGTGTCAAGGATTAGGGAGGGGGTGCTGGGGAGGTAGATGAGGTGAGTCCTTGAGACAGGAGCTCTATGTCCCAATGGGGACACGTCaaggaaaggcaggaacagggtgacaagGGCGGAAAGTCACAACAGAATGGGGAGCAGACTGAACATGAACAAGGACGGAGCGAGTGTAGGTCAGATCAGGAGAGCAGACTAGaaggacaggacggtgcgggcgtagattgGGAGCAGACTTGAGATCgggagcaggaggactggagcagaagggaGGGCCCCTGATCCCCATTCGAGCCCCTGAACCCCCATAtaggcccctgaaccaccaatgcgggcccctgaaTCACCAATGCGGCCGCTGAACcaccaatgcgggcccctgaTCCTCATGCAGGGCCCCTAATCCCCATATGTGCCCCTGATTCCTCAATGCAGgacccctgaaccaccaatgtgGGGGTCCCTGATGCCCATGTGGGCCCCTGATTCTCCAATGCGGGCCCCTGATCCCCATACAGGCCCCTGAACCATCAAtgcgggcccctgaaccccatgcagggcccctaaTCCCCATACAGGCCCCTGGTTCCCCAATGCAGGGCCATTGAACCaacaatgcagggcccctgatccaCCAATACAGGGCCCCTGACTTGCAGAGGGGCCTGGCCACTAGCCCACTAGTTATTTTTCTAGGTTTGGGCCCTGTCTGGTTTTCTTAACAAGTCACAAATGTTTGTTTTGGTACCTTGTAGtagggccctggtccccaatttttttctttctagggaaaaatgccttttgttttttaaaaacctgtTAGGGATCTCCtgcacacaaatgtttttttaatcaatgttCTCACCATTGTTTTTTCATCCTGTTATGAAActcttggccaccaatttttttcaccctgTTAGGAATCTGCCCACCAATTGTGCATGTCTGTGATTACCTTTGATTTTAATTAGTTCTGAGACATAACGTGAACCGTTGGTATTTAGCGGGAGTGGCCCAGCTGTTTGCATGGCGCCATTCTCAGCCTTGAAGTCCTCCTGCTGAACGTGAAGACGACAGGTAAGTATCGCACTTGCTGTTCTTGTTTTACATCTGTTGTCACTTGGCTTTATTAATACAAGTTTATTatcgcttaggggcagatttactaagcctcgggtgaatattcgaatttcaaaaatttcgaatttcgaagtaaatttttggatacttcgaccatcgaataggcaacTTCGACATCGAATtggacttcgacttcgatttgaacgattcgaataaaaaatcgtttgactattcgaccatccgatagtctaagtactgtctctttaaaaatccttcaaattcaatacttcgctaaattaaacctaccgaattgcattataagcctatggggaccttcttcaAGCATTTCCTACATTtttggcattgaataaaaatccttcgatcgatcgctgaaaatcgatcgaatgatttttattcggtcgatcgaatgatttttattcggtcgatcgaatgatttttaatcggtcgatcgaatgatttttattcggtcgatcgaatgatttttattcggtcgatcgaatgatttttattcgatcgatcgaatgatttttattcgatcgatcgaatgatttttattcgatcgatcgaatgattttaattcgatcgatcgaatgatttttattcgatcgatcgaatgcttattttagcgctaaatccttcgaatttgatattctaattcgaaggatttcaattcgatggtttaattcgagggttttaaccccctcaaaatgtgacccttgataaataccccccttagtgtCGTTATGGTCATTGTATCATAGCTGTTCTCTTTAGTTCTTTTGTTAGTTGTGtacttttttgtgcattttttgtcgagtaaaaacacagaaatatatatttaccccccaaaaccatatatttttggaaagttcacatcctactgaatctaaaataggAACTTATGCCTCTCTGCTctaatatctgaaaattgcctcaaagctttaaCTTTCCAGCCTCATATCACAATGTATCTTTGCGTTCCATGAAAAAGCACCCAAATTAGGATcaaatttatttgcactttgggtTTTCTGACATCTCATAGGACTTTTACTTGGCTTGCTATCATCTTTACAGttggtttttttatataaatatatatagtttttgcattTACAGGCCTAGCTGCTTTGTGGTGCCTTGTGTTTAGCTGTTTTCTTATTTTAACTTTGTCTGCTGTGGGCTTACTGTAGAgctttattttttgtaaacttgccctttatttattttgttgtgggTGTTGGTACTTTTGCTAGGATTTTGGTCCCTAGTGTGATACCTTGAAACttttgcacttgtgtttatttcaattactttttcattttgccTTGGGTtttggtccttaaaggagaaggaaagggtaaaactaagtaagccttatcagaaaggtccatctaaatataccagtaaacccccaaagtaatgctgctctgagtcccctgtcaaaagaaacaccacacttctttccttctattgtgtactcatgggcttctgtatcagacttcctgccttcagcttaaacctccagggctagggcttgagcatgctcagtttgctcctcttctgtaatctgagcccagagcagggatagactcaggcaggaagtgatgtcacaccacattaatactgcagctgctatcctaaacaaacagagagtttctagagctttttacacaggtatggtaaagcattctacagaataaatatagcattctagcttgcactattgcagctaatctattggcaataaaatgcctccgtagctttccttctcctttaatactgcagctcctatcctaaacaaatttTATGGCAATAAAATGTTTCGgtagctttgcttctcctttaaggagtccaCCTTGATGTGGTGACAGCCTTAATAATCCTTTtgccaaaatgattttatttactgtttctgtGCTTGAGTCCATGTGACCTTTGTACTGGTGGGGTCGTTGTTAGGGGGCGGGTCgtgaggggggcccagaaaagtttgttgtgtggggccccgtgatttctgattcCTGTTGCAGGATCACTACTATGGAGGGTTGCcgtgttttaaaggaatacacATGATATCCAATATGATGTGGGTTCATTTAGGGCCCCTTCCTGCCTTGTGAAAATACGGCTATTTATTTGGTTATTGTATATTACAgggcaaataaaacatttctgcaaCTTTGTGAGACATTAAAGGTTAATAAACAATCAG from the Xenopus laevis strain J_2021 chromosome 9_10L, Xenopus_laevis_v10.1, whole genome shotgun sequence genome contains:
- the LOC108703912 gene encoding calcium-binding protein 5 isoform X2, with product MQGLGPACIFLRKGIAEKQGYRELGADEIEELRDAFVEFDKDKDGFITCKDLGNLMRIMGYMPTEMELIELSQQINMNLGGRVDFQDFVDLMTPKLLEETAGMIGMKEMRDAFKEFDANGDGEITLDELQHAMQRLLGENLTSNEIADVVREADLNGDGTVDFEEFVRMMSR
- the LOC108703912 gene encoding calcium-binding protein 5 isoform X1, with protein sequence MKSVKSMMGNNIRIHSPYNTMECRPQAVGAVSRFRQKLVVSDTDLSLPVLTLGPAMQGLGPACIFLRKGIAEKQGYRELGADEIEELRDAFVEFDKDKDGFITCKDLGNLMRIMGYMPTEMELIELSQQINMNLGGRVDFQDFVDLMTPKLLEETAGMIGMKEMRDAFKEFDANGDGEITLDELQHAMQRLLGENLTSNEIADVVREADLNGDGTVDFEEFVRMMSR